TTGATCTATGTCGGCGGATCAGAAAAGATGATCAAATTGCCGTCGTCCATGCACTGACCGGCTATACCAACTTATTCGGGCTTTTGGAATGCCGGTTGGCTGGTTTTGACGATTTATTCACGAAGCCTGCCGAACTCAAGACACTTATTGAGGCCGCAGAACATGCATTTAAAAAAATCGAGCGCTGGAAAGTATTTGAATATGAGTTGGTTTGATCTTAAGGCTTAGGCCCTATTCAGTTCCCTTCGTACAGCTAATCCAATTTTCTCTAAGCTGTAAGGCTTTCTAACATACTCACCGGCACCGAGCTCCTGAGCTCTTTTAACCCGTTCGGTCTCAGCAAAACCACTCACGATAATGGCCTTCTGATTGGGTTTGATTTCCTTTATTCTTTTATAAGTCTCCAATCCGTCAATACCTGGATCCATTAGCATGTCTAATACAAGAAGCTCTGCCGTATCCGACCGCACGAAAGCAATCGCTTCCTCGCCGCTTGCCACAGCGTTAGCCCGATAGCCAAGCCTTTTAAGCATGGTTAACGCAAGGTCCCTTTGCTCGGATTTATCATCGACTACTAGAACCGGTTCACCATGGCCAACATATGACTCAAGAGGAATTGTTTTCGTCTCTCCTGCTATATTTTCCCTTGTAATGGGGAAAAACAGGGTAAACTTGGTTCCTTTTCCTTCTTCGCTCTGCACATCAACATAGCCTTTATGATCCTTCACTGTTCCCCATACAACAGTCAGTCCTAACCCTGTGCCGCTCCGTCCCATTACTTTCTTTGTGTAGAAAGGTTCAAAAATTTTATCAATGTCATCAGCGGAAATTCCTCCACCCGTATCATATACCTCCAGAACGGCGTAATCTCCTTCCTCTATCGAGTCATATCCATGGATTGGGGTATTTAAATAGCGGTTTCCCGTCCGTATCATTACTTCTCCAACCCCGGAAACGGCTTCAGCTGCATTGGAAACCAGATTCATCACCGTTTTCCCCAGATGGATAGGTGATCCTTTAACATTCAAAAGTCCGTCATCGAGATCCGTCATAATCTTCACCATTGGATGATAGAACTGTAGTCTTTCAAATTCAGGGGTTGATAGA
The Syntrophus gentianae genome window above contains:
- a CDS encoding response regulator, which translates into the protein MEKGKVDEKKILIVDDDAPIRYLLEETFRLQNYTVKAAENAEDALDILKKESIMVMFLDLQLPGMSGIDLCRRIRKDDQIAVVHALTGYTNLFGLLECRLAGFDDLFTKPAELKTLIEAAEHAFKKIERWKVFEYELV